The sequence GACCTCCACTGTCTGGTCGGAGCGCAGGCCGTTGTACGCGTTGCGAGCGAGCAACAAGGCCAGCCGAGACCGGTTCGACTGCCGGACCTGAGCATGTGCCAGTGTGTCCTCGAGCAGGGTGATCGCCAGCTGGTGGTTCCGGGCCTCGACGGCTCGAAGGGCGGCGTTCTCCACGCTCCGCAGCCAGTCCTCGATCTGGCCGGAGGCGAGCTGGTGGCGGGCCAGCCGGGCCCACGGCTCCGGATGCCGGACTGTCAGGGCCTCGGCCGCGCGACGGTGCATCTCCCCCCGCACCGGGCCGGGCATCAGTTGATACACGGCCGTGGCCTCCATCGGTAACCGGAACCCGTACTGACCGACACTGACCTCGTGCAGCACCGCGTGGGACAGCGCGGCCGTCAGCGCCACTCGGCCGCTTCCCGTCGGCAGGGCCGCGACCGAGATCAACTCGTCCTCGCTCGCGGCCTCGTTGAGCACTGCCGCCGCTCGCACCACACGGCGTGGCTCCTCACCGAGCGCTGCCATGCGGCCCAGTACCAGCTCGGCGCGCCGAACGGGTACCGGAGCCTCGTCCACGTCCCTGGCCGTCAGCCTGTCCAGGCCGGCCGGCGTGGCCTCTGGCCCGGGCAACGGACCGGCCTTCTTCAGCTCCGCCAGCAGATCGGCCACCACTTGTGCGATGCCGCCCGAGCGGTTGTGAAGACGGGCGACGAACCGGGCCGAGCAGCGGTCCTCGCCCAGCGCCTTGGTCGCCATCTGGCGGACCTCGGCTTCACCGAGCGGCCCTAGTCGCAGTTGGACGATGCCCAGCCCGGCCGGGTAACCAACCGGAGCGCCAAGCACCAGCCCGGGTGTGGCCAGCTCCTCAGGGCGATAGGTCAGCACGGCGCGCAGCCCGGCCAAAGGGCGGGCGAGGAGCTTGCGCAGGGGGTATGCGTCCTGCTCGTCCGCCAGGTGAACGTCCTCAACCACCAGCAGCGTCGGGGCACCGGTGTCGAGCGAATCCGCCAGCTCTCTCAGTGCGGGAGCCCCGAGCGGGTTCGACCGGGGCGGCGCCAACGCCCCGGCCTGTGGGCGTCCGGGAGGACGCTCGAACCGGACACCGCCCGCCGCCGGGGCGGTTCCGGCCGGCGGGGCGGGCTCTTGGCGGACGACGGCGCCCGAACCAGTGAACGCCACATTGAGGCGAGGCACCCGGCACAGCTCCGGAAGCGTGACAAGCCATTCGATGAACCGTGTCTTTCCCGTCCCGGCCTCCCCGCTGACGAGCACCAATATCGACGCACCTGGCTTGGCCGATGTCAGCGGCTCGCGCACCGCTGTAGCCCATTTCTGTTCACGAGTCACGGTTCCCCCTCAGTCTCATCTTGTTCCACTCATTGGTCGATCGATGCAGAATTCACAACTCTGTAACTCACGGCATATGGCGAGTCTGGTCAGGACCGCCACATCCCCCGACAGGGTGTGACCTGCGTCTGCGCTGTCCTTCGGGAATTCAGTTTTTCCCGTCTTCGGCTGCTCCTCTCGTCGGTGCCGTGGCGACCTTGCACCGGGGAGGGAGCGGGAGTGATCCGCGGTGTCCCGCCGCTTTACCGATACTTTAATTTCCCTGTTCGGCGGTCTGAGTCGGACAGCAGCGGCGCCGCCTCGGCGCGGTGCGCAGCAGATACGACCGACGACTCGCCGACACGGGCGTCGCGGCAGACCGCGTTGGTGCTGGACGGCCGAGCGGCAGGCCAGTGCCTCGCCCGCCTTCCGCCGCGGCCCGCCGGTTCCTGAACTCCCGCTGGGTGACTGGCTCGCCGAGTCCAGCGAGTGTGAGGCCAAGGAGATCCCCGCCTTTGCCAACGTCCTCAGCAAGGACCTCGGTGCCGTCATCGCCGGCGTCACGAACAATCAGGAGACGCTGGAACACGGACACCTGATCAATCGAGAGCGCCGAGCGGCACTGCTGTGGCCTTCGGTCCGGCAGATGGTGTCCCTCCGGTCGTGTCGTCACCGGCCGAGCCGGTTCGGCTTCGGTGGGGGAGGAATCCGGTGGCCGTCCGCGGTGGACGACGTCGGCCCGCAATACATCGCGTATCCGTACTTCGGCGACTCCTGCTTGTGGCAGCGGTATGGCAGCGGTCACCGTCGTGACCATGCCGCGCAGGCCCCACCAGCGGGTCAGCGGCGTCGCATGCGAGCTGTGTTCCCCGTAAGGAGATTCTGTGCCCCTGCCCGCGAATCCGTTACCCCGAGTGCGCAGGATCGTGCTGGTCCCGGTCGGCGCCGGTGCGGCCTTCGCGCCGTTGCCCTCCCAGGCCGATCGGGCGGTTGGGAACGGCCGGCCTGACGGTTCGTGGCTCATGGTCCACACCGAGAGTTCATGGGTGATGCGGCGTCATGTCACGTGGCGGGCACGGGACGTAGACGGGCGGGGAAGAACTACGAAATGCCGAGCTGCCGTGTCTTGTTCGGTTGGAAAGATGTGCAGGCAATCGAAAATTGCCATGGTGTGGGGCCATGCTTGATGTCGTACCGAAGAGAAAGCGCTGAGGGGAAGACCTGTGGCGTCTCCTTCCCTTGACACCCTTGACAACGCGATGGCCATCCCCGGCGCACTGGCGGCCTCATTGGTCGAGGTGGGTACCGGCGAAACGTTGGGCATGGAGAGGTCCGCAGTCCCATACGGGGTTTCGTGGACAGAACTGGGGTCTGCCGTTCTGCGAGCGAGCATGGAGCAGACCCGTCTCCCCGGCAACGAGGATGAATTGGACGAGATCATCATCTGTGGCCGTCTGAGGTTCCACATCCTGAAGATCTTCCCGTGTCAACAGCCGGATGGTCGGCAGACAGCAATCCACGTCACGTTCGATCGATCCCGGGTCAATTTTGCGATGGCGCGGCTCGAACTCAAGAACATGGCGGAGTCGGCGTGTCGCGATGTAATACCGAAATGCAGCCCGAGCATTCCTGTGCTGCCCCGACGTAACCCAGCCCTGCCCCGCCTCAAGGCCCTGGGCCGGTCCGGCTCACGGGCACCCCTGGGCACCGTCCTGCCCGCGGTCACCTGCTCCGCCCAGTCCACCTTTCTCACCGGTGTACCGCCCTCCGAACACGGCGTCGTGGGCAACGGTTGGTACTTCCGTGAACTCGGCGAGGTCCTTCTGTGGCGCCAGCACAACGGCCTCGTCGCCGGCGACAAACTGTGGGACGCCGCCCGTCGCGCCCATCCCGGCTACACCGTCGCCAATATCTGCTGGTGGTACGCCATGGGCGCCGACACCGACATCACCGTCACCCCCCGTCCCGTGTACTACGCCGACGGCCGCAAAGAGCCCGACTGCTACACCCGTCCTCCGGCCTTGCACGACGAACTCACGGAGAAATTCGGTACATTCCCCCTCTTCCGCTTCTGGGGCCCAGGAGCGGACATCGTCTCCAGCCGGTGGATCGTGGAAGCCACCCGCCACATCCTCACCACTCGCGCCCCCGACCTGGCCCTGTGCTACATCCCTCACCTCGACTACGACCTGCAGCGCTACGGCCCCCACGACCCCCGCGCCCACCAGGCCGCCGCCGAGTTGGACGCCACCCTCGCACCGCTTCTCGACGACGCCGCGGCCGAGGGCCGTACCGTCGTCGTGCTCTCCGAATACGGCGTCACCCGCGCCGACCGGCCCGTCGACATCAACCGCGTCCTGCGCCGCGCGGGCCTCGTGGAGGTGCACACCCAGGACGGCATGGAGTATCTCGACACGACGGCGTCCCGCGCGTTCGCCGTCGCCGACCACCAGATCGCCCACGTCTACGTGCGTCGCTCCGATGACCTCGACGCCACCCGCCACGCCCTTGTCGGACTGCCCGGAATCGACCAACTCCTGGACGACGAGGGCAAGAAGAGCAATGGCCTCGACCACCCGCGCTCGGGGGAGTTCGTAGCCGTCGCCGAGCCGGACGCCTGGTTCACGTACTACTACTGGCTGGACGACGCCCGCGCGCCCGACTTCGCGCGGCTCGTCGAGATCCACCGCAAGCCCGGCTACGACCCCGCCGAACTCTTCATGGACCCACAGAACCCCTACGTGAAGGTCAAGGCGGCCACGGCACTGGCCCGCAAGAAGCTCGGCATGCGCTACCGGATGGCGGTCGTACCCCTCGACCCGTCACCTGTTCGCGGCAGCCATGGCCGCCTTCCCGACCACCCCGACGACGGCCCCCTCATCCTCTGCTCCAGTCCGCACGCGGTCACCGGGCCGGTCCGGGCCACCGAGGTGAAGGCCTTGCTGATCGGTCTCGCGGGTGTCGGCTGAGACCACGCTGTGTCGTCGGTTGCGCGATCACCTCGGAGCTTGCCCGCTGGAGCCGAGAGTGAGTCGCGGCGGCCGAAGTGTCTCGGTGGCGGTCTCCTCGGTGCGTGCTCAACTAGCCTTCGTGGTGCGGTAGATGTGGTCGAGCACCGAGATGGTCTGGGTGGCACTGCCGGCCTGGAACGGGGAGGTACGTAGACGCCCACCCACAACCAGAGTGGGCGTCTCGGTCACCTGGTATCGCTCACGGAGTGCTGGTGCCGCTTGTACGGCGTCGGCAACTTTCTTGGATTCGTAGGCGGTTCGTACCGCCTTGACGTCGAGTCTCTGCGTGGCTGCCCACTTCAGGACGTTCGGCTCGGTGGTGAGGTTCTGTCGCTGGTCGCGCACCGCGTGGAAGACGGGGATGGCCTCTCGGTGTGCGAGGCCGAGCCTGTCCAGCGTGTAGTAGAGGCGGGCGTAGGCGACCATAACGGGCTTGTCCGTCCAGACTGCGGGGATTCGCAGCACCTTCACCGGGGGCTTCTGCCGGGCGGCCCACTCATTCAGCGGCCGTTCGATCTGGTAGGAATGCGGGCAGTCGTACCAGAACACCTCCACCACTTGCCGAGCGTCGACACCGGTGACCTGGTGCGCGAGCCGGATGTACTGCACCCCTTCCTTCGGTTCGCCGGAGGCGGCGCCGAGCAGGCAGGTGAAGACGGTGGACAAGGCGAGCAGGCGAGACAACCTCTTCATGGCGGCCACCCTTGCGCCATGCGTTGGGCGCACCCCGCCGACACACGCGATTGTCCCTCGATCGGATCAGTCGTAAGTCCTACGATCGAATTGTCCTGACGACCGCTGACGCAATGAGCCGGGTTGTCGGTGGCTGATCAGGCAGCGGGCGGGCCTGAGGAGCGCTTCAGCTCGGTGCCGGCCCCGGTGCGACGCTCAGTACACGCACCGGACGGTCGGCCACGGCGGGTTGCCTTGCGTGAGCGGGGCCGGGCGCGGATGCTGCATGGTGCGTATCCCGGTCATCGAGGCCCGGCCACCGGATGTCGAGATGGGGCGTCATGTCTGTCGGTGGGCTGTTCCGCGTGCTGCGGGCCGTGGTGTTCGCGGCCGTCTGCGTCGTGCTCGCGGCCATCGGCCATGTGCTGATGTCGGGCTCACCGTTGCCCTGGTGGGCAGTGCTCGCCTCAGTGACCGGAGTGGGAGCCGTCGCTTGGGTGCTCGGGGGCACCGAGCGTGGCCGGACCGGTGTGATCGCCCTGACGGTCGGCGTGCAGACCTGCCTGCACATGTGCTTCACACTCGCTCAAGCAGGTCGGCATCCGGTTATGGCCGCACCGGATGACGCGGCCGCGGTCCGGCAGTGGGCCTGCTGTCTGCTGCGCGGGACCGGTCCCGGTCCAGGCTCTACGGCCACCGCCTACGACCTGGAGTTGCGTTTCGGGCTGACGCGCAGGATGCCCCTGCCGGTGGCGCATGACATCGTCCCCATGAACCATGTCGGCCACCCGATGACCGGCATGGGTGGTGTGGCCGGCATGCATCAGATGGGGGGTATGACCGGAACGGCCTCCTCCGGGATGCTCGCCGCCCACCTTCTGGCCGCCGTGCTGTGCGGGCTGTGGCTCGCCCAGGGCGAGCGTGCGGCATTCCGCCTGCTGCGGGCGCTTGCGGACAGGGCGTTCGTGCCGCTGCTGCTCGTGCTCGCCGTACTACTGCCGTTCCCGCGCCGGCCGCGTCCGCGGCTCTGCCACCGGCGGGTGCGCCGTCCTCGGCGGCTGCTGCTCGGCCACACGCTCACCACCCGAGGTCCGCCCGGGGAGATCGCTGTCGTCTGACAGCCGGATTCCCGCGCCGCGACCGACGCGGCGCAGGCTCCCGTTTGCGCACGGGCGCGAGCGGATCTCTCTCACTCGTGCGCGGCCGGCGGGACAACCATGCCCGCCCGCCCAGGGCTTGAAGGTGTCCGCCTGTCGGCTCCGTCGCACGGGTTCGGTGAAAGGACCTCGGGCAATGAGCCCTGCCCTGCCCGCCGTGACCGATGAGACGGTCACCGCATGGGCCCTCGCCGCCGCGGGCGGCGACCGTGACGCGGTCGACCGGTTCGTACGCGCGCTCCAGCGCGATGTGCGCCGCTATGTGGCATACCTGGCCGGAGACCCGCAGAAGGCCGACGACCTCACCCAGGACACCTTCCTGCGCGCCCTGGGCAGCCTGCACCGGTTCGAGGGACGCTCCTCGGCCAGGACGTGGCTGCTGACCATCGCCCGCCGCGCGGTGGTGGACAGCATGCGGCACGCGTCCGCCCGGCCCCGGCTGACGGACACCGGCGACTGGCAGACCGCCGCCGAGCGCAGCCAGCCGCTGGGCCTGCCCGGTTTCGAGGAGGGGGTCGCTCTCATGGACCTCGTCGACTCCCTGCCGGACGACCGGCGCGAGGCATTCGTCCTCACCCAGATGCTCGGACTGCCGTACGCCGAGGCGGCTGCCGCGAGCAGGTGCCCGGTCGGCACCGTGCGCTCCCGGGTCGCCCGGGCGCGCCTGAGTCTGGCGGGGGCGCTGGAGGCAGCCGAACCGGTCCGCAAGGCGGAACCGGTCGCTGCCTGACCGCATGCGTCCGCCGTTCCGGACCCGTCGACGGGCAGACCGTCAGTCAACGGCCGGAGCGGCGAACGCGCCCACAACCTGACGAAGTACAGGGCGAGGACGAGGCAAGGCAGCGCCCCACCCTGACGTCATCGTCGGCCCCTCCCGACCAACCCCGTGAGTCCACTGTCAGACGCGTGCGACGGCGGGAGCCTGCCGGCCGCGACCCGTCAGTGGACAGGGTGTGGCGACACGGCGGCCAGCGGAATCAAGGGGGCACGCCCTGCGACTACCTGGCAGAAGTGTCGGCACGCCCGGGGGAGAGCCGACAGCCGAGCCGGGAGTTCGCGGGTGATCGCCGGTCGGCTTCGGTGCCCGCGCGGCCTCCGGGCCGCGCGTCGCTCTCGCGTGATCGACGCCACGGGGAACCCGACCGGTGCCCAAGCCGACCGATCCGAAGACGGCACCGGATGAACACCTGCGACGGTGCATCCGTTGTCCGAGGCATACGTACGCCTCACCGACACTCAGGAGTGGCGCCATGGCACGAAAGAACTACCTCGTCACCGGCATGAGCCGCGATCACTGCGCGGCAGGCATCACGGAGGAACTGCTCCAGGTCCCCGGAGTGAGCGAGGTGGACGTTGACATCGCGAAAGGCACCGTCACTGTCGACGGCGCGGAGCCGGACGACGCGCTGCTACGCGCGGCAATCGTCGAGGCGGGCTACGAGGTGCGTGGCTCGGTCGCTGCCTGAGGCGCGTACCGCGTCCGGCCGGGACGTCGTGTCAGGTCCGGCTTCAGCAGCCGGGCTCCCTCCTCGCCGAGGGTCGGAGGGTCCGGACCAGTCTGCGGGGCGGCGTTCACCGGGACCCGACACGGCCCGTCGCAGGGCTCTGAGTACATCGGCCACGCGCTCACCCCTCCGGGCTCAGGAAGCCGACCGGCGGTGGGTCATCTGCGTGGGCGGAACTGAGGGCCGTAGGTCTCCTTGGTGCCGGTGATCGGGATCTCCATCAGCCCCACGGCCGGAGTCTCCAGCCTGCGCATGCGCCGTACAGCAGCCTTCAGGCTACGCCGGTCGCCCTCTTCCCAGGCCGTGTCGAGCGCTTCCAGAACTGCGGTGTAGGTGTTGTCGAAGTCGTCCAGGAGCCGCTGGGCCTCGGCGGGCGGTTGGTCCCAGCCGCCCGCGGGGACCCTGGCCATGGGCCGGGTATCGGGGAAGTCCACCGGAGCACCGGTGAACTTCCAGTCGCCGTCGGCCTCACGCAGCCGTCGGCCGTGATAGATCTCGGCGAAGGCGTAGTAGTGCGCCAGGTGACCGTCCCCCTGGCCGTCGGCCGCAGAGGCCGCGGTGCCTTCACCCTGGTCTTTGATGATCTCGATCGAGCGCTCGACATCCTCGAGAGTCCTGACCGGCCTGAGTGTGTCCTCGCCGATGCGCTCGTGCATCTGCCGGTGCACTGACAGATCGGGCGCCACCACCCGGAAGGCTTTCAGTAGTTCCTCGTAGAAGACGCCGATGCTGCGTGGGTCGTGCGCGCCCTCGGTGAGCGGTACCGCGGGGGCTTCGATGGCCATCATCACGTCCCCGACGAGCGACTTGGTCAGGCCGGACAGGTACACGTTGACCCCCGGATGCACCCCGCCCGGCAACGGGCCCGGGTAAGTGGGTGCCGACTCCTTGATCCGCGGCCGTCCTCCCAGGCCTACCAGCAGGTTGCAGACGATACCGAGGTGATACATCTCGTCGGAGATGATGCGCCGGATCAACCGGGAGGCGTCACACTTCCGATTCTTGATGGACCACCAGCCGCACAGGTACGGCGGGATGGTGGAGAACTCGATTTCCACGGCAACCTGAAGGGCCGATCTGAGCCAGTCGACGCCGCGGTTCTCCTCTGGCACTGCGAGGAGGCGGACCGCAGCCCCGTGCTGTGCTGCGGCGTGCCGCTCGGGCGCCGACAGTCTGGGGGTTCGAGCGGGAGCGGCCAGTGAGATCGGTGTGCCCGCCGCCAAGGCAGCCGACGCCAGGAGAGTACGACGCCGGAAGGGGTCACCGGTCGACTCCTCGGGAGATCTTCTCGTGTTCGCCACCGCAGCCTCCGCACACACGCCCGCGATCCGGGCCCTGACCTCGAACCAGGTGCGCGAAGCTAGCAGCCTCGGCCGGCCTCTCCTCGGCG is a genomic window of Streptomyces griseochromogenes containing:
- a CDS encoding sigma-70 family RNA polymerase sigma factor encodes the protein MSPALPAVTDETVTAWALAAAGGDRDAVDRFVRALQRDVRRYVAYLAGDPQKADDLTQDTFLRALGSLHRFEGRSSARTWLLTIARRAVVDSMRHASARPRLTDTGDWQTAAERSQPLGLPGFEEGVALMDLVDSLPDDRREAFVLTQMLGLPYAEAAAASRCPVGTVRSRVARARLSLAGALEAAEPVRKAEPVAA
- a CDS encoding nucleotide pyrophosphatase/phosphodiesterase family protein; translated protein: MLPRRNPALPRLKALGRSGSRAPLGTVLPAVTCSAQSTFLTGVPPSEHGVVGNGWYFRELGEVLLWRQHNGLVAGDKLWDAARRAHPGYTVANICWWYAMGADTDITVTPRPVYYADGRKEPDCYTRPPALHDELTEKFGTFPLFRFWGPGADIVSSRWIVEATRHILTTRAPDLALCYIPHLDYDLQRYGPHDPRAHQAAAELDATLAPLLDDAAAEGRTVVVLSEYGVTRADRPVDINRVLRRAGLVEVHTQDGMEYLDTTASRAFAVADHQIAHVYVRRSDDLDATRHALVGLPGIDQLLDDEGKKSNGLDHPRSGEFVAVAEPDAWFTYYYWLDDARAPDFARLVEIHRKPGYDPAELFMDPQNPYVKVKAATALARKKLGMRYRMAVVPLDPSPVRGSHGRLPDHPDDGPLILCSSPHAVTGPVRATEVKALLIGLAGVG
- a CDS encoding heavy-metal-associated domain-containing protein; translated protein: MARKNYLVTGMSRDHCAAGITEELLQVPGVSEVDVDIAKGTVTVDGAEPDDALLRAAIVEAGYEVRGSVAA
- a CDS encoding ferritin-like domain-containing protein, whose translation is MPEENRGVDWLRSALQVAVEIEFSTIPPYLCGWWSIKNRKCDASRLIRRIISDEMYHLGIVCNLLVGLGGRPRIKESAPTYPGPLPGGVHPGVNVYLSGLTKSLVGDVMMAIEAPAVPLTEGAHDPRSIGVFYEELLKAFRVVAPDLSVHRQMHERIGEDTLRPVRTLEDVERSIEIIKDQGEGTAASAADGQGDGHLAHYYAFAEIYHGRRLREADGDWKFTGAPVDFPDTRPMARVPAGGWDQPPAEAQRLLDDFDNTYTAVLEALDTAWEEGDRRSLKAAVRRMRRLETPAVGLMEIPITGTKETYGPQFRPRR
- a CDS encoding thiol:disulfide interchange protein DsbA/DsbL gives rise to the protein MKRLSRLLALSTVFTCLLGAASGEPKEGVQYIRLAHQVTGVDARQVVEVFWYDCPHSYQIERPLNEWAARQKPPVKVLRIPAVWTDKPVMVAYARLYYTLDRLGLAHREAIPVFHAVRDQRQNLTTEPNVLKWAATQRLDVKAVRTAYESKKVADAVQAAPALRERYQVTETPTLVVGGRLRTSPFQAGSATQTISVLDHIYRTTKAS